Proteins encoded by one window of Macaca mulatta isolate MMU2019108-1 chromosome 10, T2T-MMU8v2.0, whole genome shotgun sequence:
- the LOC709296 gene encoding histone H3.3A-like codes for MARTKQTACKSTSGKAPRKQLATKAARKSAPSTGGVKKPHRYRPGTVALREIRRYQKSTELLIRKLPFQPLVREIAQDFKTDLRFQSAAIGALQEASEPYLVGLFEDTNLCAIHAKRVTIMPKDIQLACRIRGERA; via the coding sequence ATGGCTCGTACAAAGCAGACTGCCTGCAAATCGACCAGTGGTAAAGCACCCAGGAAGCAACTGGCTACAAAAGCCGCTCGCAAGAGTGCGCCCTCTACTGGAGGGGTGAAGAAACCGCATCGTTACAGGCCTGGTACTGTGGCGCTCCGTGAAATTAGACGTTATCAGAAGTCCACTGAACTTCTGATTCGCAAActtcccttccagcctctggtGCGAGAAATTGCTCAGGACTTTAAAACAGATCTGCGCTTCCAGAGCGCAGCTATCGGTGCTTTGCAGGAGGCAAGTGAGCCCTATCTGGTTGGCCTTTTTGAAGACACTAACCTGTGTGCTATCCATGCCAAACGTGTAACAATTATGCCAAAAGACATCCAGCTAGCATGCCGCATACGTGGAGAACGTGCTTAA